One window from the genome of Myxococcales bacterium encodes:
- a CDS encoding ferritin-like domain-containing protein produces the protein MLLSRQELTFDFSGAKLDPVADREALQWMMNQFLYGEVTGIQIGHWLYDAPDYDAARFLARQSLEEMQHVENFLRIMQMLGCKPGPAHPAVRFLATGMMGGGWAEHVALEMAQGEGFVLNAFYAIIDTLDHGPSVEILRRAVKQEERHVEFGEQQTMRAIAGKAWLRRRLLGLSLVSMWGVARLARFMEARLPQGHPVLSQLPRFLAHANACAETRLLRMGVLTAPLAELGSFARTALVLEAYGGKLIGGIARLVTLPLRWIFVKKHRLTDTYLTDPHIATLGQREATAGDGSLNITA, from the coding sequence ATGCTGCTGTCTCGCCAAGAACTGACTTTTGATTTTTCCGGCGCCAAGCTAGACCCCGTGGCCGATCGCGAGGCCTTGCAGTGGATGATGAACCAGTTTCTCTACGGCGAAGTGACCGGCATCCAAATTGGCCATTGGCTGTATGACGCGCCCGACTACGACGCGGCGCGCTTTCTTGCCCGCCAGTCGCTGGAAGAGATGCAGCACGTGGAAAATTTCCTGCGCATCATGCAGATGCTGGGATGCAAGCCCGGTCCCGCCCACCCTGCGGTGCGGTTCTTGGCCACCGGCATGATGGGCGGTGGTTGGGCCGAGCACGTGGCGCTCGAAATGGCGCAAGGCGAAGGCTTTGTGCTCAACGCATTTTACGCGATCATCGATACCCTCGATCATGGCCCGTCCGTCGAGATCCTGCGCCGCGCCGTCAAACAAGAGGAGCGTCACGTCGAGTTTGGCGAACAGCAAACCATGCGCGCCATTGCCGGCAAGGCATGGCTGCGACGCCGCCTGCTCGGCCTATCCTTGGTTTCGATGTGGGGCGTCGCCCGCCTCGCGCGGTTTATGGAGGCGCGATTGCCGCAAGGTCACCCCGTGTTGTCGCAACTGCCGCGATTTTTGGCGCATGCCAATGCCTGCGCCGAAACCAGGCTTTTGCGCATGGGCGTTTTGACCGCGCCCCTGGCCGAGCTCGGCTCGTTTGCACGCACCGCGCTGGTGCTCGAAGCTTATGGCGGCAAACTGATCGGCGGCATCGCGCGTCTGGTGACGTTGCCGCTGCGGTGGATCTTCGTGAAAAAGCATCGCCTCACCGATACCTACCTCACCGATCCGCATATCGCCACGCTTGGGCAACGCGAGGCGACGGCGGGCGACGGGTCGCTAAACATAACCGCATAA